In Lacrimispora indolis DSM 755, a genomic segment contains:
- a CDS encoding cell surface protein: MKKRLCVLTVLAFSIGFLTSSFYEDALAAEGWKIENGEWSYLDSDDHQVTNAWKKSKDSWYYLSSEGTILKNCIFSLGSTSYFVDEEGKMVQNTWIRIDESKDPEGNFEEGWYYFGTDGKAYQRKNNSFKKKINGNTYIFHEDGRMMTGWFDENGNSVNDSDDPFVEGAYYSGEDGILYTDKWLDYGEIGNGVGGSELLSAITDRYYSDYEKMWIYFDGNSKKVYSKGENLRQRNIGGYTYGFDENGIMIPWWSKVATISNADKSNPTSSTSARYYSAYDGGRLLKNMWFWMYPSEDLDETDYDDQECSWWHTDESGEVYRNRIRNISGKNYAFDGIGRMKTGFVLFDGKSEFVAQYDMDAWSSEDFINGSLYGIEKSDLYLFSPDELNDGSMQTGKEIKVELEDGVFTFGFSGNGKAYGNRNQLQRKDDRYYINGLKLEADEGYGYGVVEVRKNDETYYQVVDINGKIVKGDKKAVKDKDGGYLLIINDRFAAWVGDDEKPRWRNGADGTGFYHYDKNNKENPYEGGMIAGYDTEPSTDELPSEERLNF; this comes from the coding sequence ATGAAAAAGAGGTTATGTGTATTGACAGTTCTTGCGTTTTCAATAGGATTTTTAACATCTTCTTTTTACGAAGATGCCTTAGCGGCGGAAGGCTGGAAAATCGAAAATGGTGAATGGTCATACCTGGATTCGGATGACCATCAGGTGACAAATGCCTGGAAAAAGTCAAAGGATAGCTGGTATTACTTATCATCCGAAGGGACGATTCTTAAGAACTGTATATTCAGTCTTGGAAGCACCAGTTATTTTGTGGATGAAGAGGGAAAGATGGTTCAAAACACCTGGATCCGGATCGATGAATCCAAGGATCCGGAAGGAAACTTTGAAGAAGGCTGGTACTATTTCGGAACAGACGGCAAGGCATATCAGAGGAAGAATAACAGTTTCAAAAAGAAGATCAACGGAAATACCTATATCTTTCACGAGGACGGTCGGATGATGACCGGCTGGTTTGATGAAAATGGAAATTCCGTCAATGATTCTGATGATCCCTTTGTGGAAGGGGCCTATTATTCTGGAGAAGACGGCATTCTGTATACAGACAAATGGCTGGATTATGGCGAAATCGGCAATGGAGTCGGCGGTTCAGAACTGCTAAGTGCCATTACTGACCGCTATTATTCAGATTATGAAAAAATGTGGATTTATTTTGACGGAAACTCCAAAAAGGTTTACAGCAAAGGAGAGAATTTACGGCAAAGGAACATTGGCGGATATACTTATGGATTTGACGAAAATGGAATTATGATCCCATGGTGGAGCAAAGTGGCTACCATCAGCAATGCGGATAAAAGCAATCCTACCAGTTCCACCTCCGCAAGATATTATTCCGCATATGATGGAGGCAGGCTTTTAAAAAATATGTGGTTCTGGATGTATCCGTCGGAAGATCTGGATGAAACGGATTATGATGATCAGGAATGCAGCTGGTGGCATACAGATGAAAGCGGAGAAGTCTACCGGAACCGGATCCGTAATATCAGCGGAAAGAATTATGCTTTTGACGGAATCGGAAGGATGAAGACCGGCTTTGTATTGTTTGACGGAAAATCAGAGTTTGTAGCCCAGTACGATATGGATGCCTGGAGTTCAGAGGACTTTATAAACGGCTCTTTATATGGGATCGAAAAATCTGACCTTTATCTGTTTTCTCCTGATGAATTAAACGACGGTTCCATGCAGACCGGAAAAGAAATCAAAGTGGAACTGGAAGACGGGGTCTTTACATTTGGATTTTCCGGAAACGGAAAGGCATATGGTAACAGGAACCAGCTTCAGAGAAAAGATGACCGGTATTACATCAACGGACTTAAGCTGGAAGCAGATGAGGGATATGGCTACGGTGTTGTAGAGGTCCGGAAAAATGATGAAACGTATTACCAGGTAGTTGATATCAACGGAAAGATTGTAAAGGGTGATAAAAAGGCGGTAAAGGATAAAGACGGGGGATATCTCCTTATCATAAATGACAGATTCGCAGCCTGGGTGGGAGATGATGAAAAACCCAGATGGAGAAATGGAGCTGATGGAACCGGTTTCTATCATTATGACAAGAATAACAAGGAGAACCCATATGAAGGAGGCATGATTGCCGGCTATGATACGGAGCCTTCCACAGATGAATTGCCTTCAGAAGAGAGACTTAATTTTTAG
- the hemW gene encoding radical SAM family heme chaperone HemW: MMNKKNLEIYVHIPFCVRKCAYCDFLSFPGNQQMQREYTEKLIEEIRCQSAKVKEYQVISVFIGGGTPSILNMEDMAAVLQALASGFEILADAEITMEVNPGTVTAESLSCYRKAGVNRISMGLQSADDKELSYLGRIHTFDEFLKSYQRVRMAGFDNVNVDLISAIPGQTLESWKNTLKKVTMLKPEHISAYSLIVEEGTPYFERYGECAERKNHFLSQEGNCLKSLPDLPDEDTEREMYYLTQEFLTEQGYERYEISNYSKKGNECRHNIGYWTGTEYLGLGLGASSYINGCRFHNTPVYNQYCSASFDQEEAFQGVLRQEFERLTIEEKMEEYMFLGLRLTQGVSAQGFVGSFGHNIRNVYGTVLNAMEKEGLMEYKNGCYCLTSRGTDISNYVMSQFLI; encoded by the coding sequence ATGATGAATAAAAAGAATCTGGAGATTTATGTGCATATCCCGTTCTGTGTACGTAAATGCGCTTACTGCGATTTCCTCTCTTTTCCCGGAAATCAGCAGATGCAGCGGGAATATACTGAAAAGTTAATAGAAGAAATCAGATGCCAGAGTGCCAAAGTCAAAGAATACCAGGTGATCAGTGTATTCATAGGGGGAGGCACTCCTTCTATATTAAATATGGAGGACATGGCAGCAGTACTTCAGGCTCTTGCCAGTGGGTTTGAGATTCTGGCTGATGCGGAGATCACCATGGAGGTAAATCCCGGCACGGTCACGGCCGAATCCCTTTCCTGTTACAGGAAAGCCGGGGTAAACCGGATCAGCATGGGCCTTCAGTCCGCTGATGACAAAGAACTGAGCTACCTGGGCAGAATCCATACTTTTGATGAATTCTTAAAAAGTTATCAGAGGGTCCGTATGGCAGGATTTGATAATGTGAATGTGGATCTGATTTCAGCAATTCCAGGACAGACCCTGGAATCATGGAAGAATACCTTAAAAAAGGTGACCATGCTGAAGCCGGAGCATATATCCGCCTATAGTCTGATCGTGGAAGAGGGAACCCCTTATTTTGAACGGTATGGGGAATGTGCTGAGAGGAAAAATCATTTTCTGTCACAAGAAGGCAATTGCCTTAAGTCTTTGCCGGATTTGCCTGACGAGGATACAGAGCGTGAAATGTATTACCTGACTCAGGAATTTTTAACTGAGCAGGGGTATGAAAGATATGAAATATCCAATTACTCTAAAAAAGGCAACGAGTGCAGGCACAACATCGGCTATTGGACAGGAACAGAGTATTTAGGCTTAGGCCTTGGCGCATCCTCCTATATAAACGGATGCCGTTTTCACAATACCCCTGTTTACAACCAGTATTGCAGCGCCTCCTTTGACCAGGAAGAAGCATTTCAGGGAGTGCTCAGGCAGGAGTTTGAGCGGCTGACCATAGAGGAAAAAATGGAAGAATACATGTTTTTGGGACTGCGCCTGACGCAAGGTGTCTCTGCCCAGGGGTTTGTCGGCAGCTTTGGCCACAATATCAGGAATGTTTACGGTACGGTGTTAAATGCCATGGAAAAGGAGGGCCTTATGGAGTATAAAAATGGTTGTTACTGTCTGACCTCCAGAGGGACCGACATCAGCAATTATGTCATGAGCCAGTTCTTAATATAA
- a CDS encoding InlB B-repeat-containing protein gives MGIKTRIKRIIAGLLAFCIVLGGIPVTGGITAYALPEIDNSQIANGHNDNTIWASLSNGARFDLVGIKKSGVYDYQTSNSQVLQTVFSFGGYHTYMNDSALNSGQITYVPNSGAYNGGVMEFASNHAKFPNMEVSVKTNTSPDGQYVFVDYYIYNKNTTSKTMYIGTTADVQIGDDDGANLSRTFGTREGFYMVNGKSGADAMATFECITNDPALRIYGEEWGVKRWIGAYSSGYNCNHLITAPDEFESTYPANQGYQYYTFKENKNDFNSSNDIKTNAMGNASAYLDSAFAYSWKVEVRPYEIARRRVAYTVRPTSYYVSSDRGADSTSRDGSYLNPFATIDYAMSKLNGKRGYIYIMDYDPINGSINVPSGAGTDITILSSNFDENGETISDIVELERGTNPTGPMFHVSSNNSKLRVNHITINGNGVVSNYPLVKASAGELYINAETTFTGNKITNPASGSALDVTGSASLIINSGTVSNNISNGSGAVNFNSTGEISVLNDIHITDNTNTAGEKANVFLSAGKYITVEGDLGTSRIGVTSEQIPEASVGESTTAGQEVVIAVPSADYSGSLSSCPFADNFLADADSGNGAGIYATIGSSSLSNSRNTVLKRNGYAVSFAYRDSSSGGTVTGAPDTPSLSLASGDGVVIPPPSAISGYELSGIIIEQGTGSTLTAVETAGDTFGKITGTMPGQDVMVTYEYTRINASIAFVVNGGTPQPEILTGTAGNSVNALLPNVTRYGYVFKGWSKVNSQSGPEYISSLPAVYPEDPVTYYAIWESDPNVKFDYTVDYTNQNGSIVFQTTTTENTYSVEAEIQSQKKNIHGYLWSLLDSHTSPVEYNYDGLGAVPIGNFNGATGQFTGKMPGQDAAVKYAYKVDRNNPDARSSLTVRYVTENGTVIHEPGVTPYYPEDAISTAPLDLYGYQFVSGRITAGDTPDDADGNLVSAVQGSFGNNGSFTGVMPNQPVEITYIYEATEEGYAFAVNFLDNGTSDSSLKNIINPEVQQKTADTAVSAEFRELYGYTYESAAAVPASGGSFDGTHDFTGIMPNDDLTVSYRYDRVPSQWTRIIFKSGINGAISHGSGVSSDVQEQGNGTGVYEASVLKNDGTTAGQTDSYTWSTIKEKRLVPLAQADQYYRFAGWFIDQNGNGSLDAGEQLLEEDHRFTGDETVTALFEEDPEKWINIQFAAGEHGSLADGSISSLHIQYDRTWGDIAGQIPGYVPEVNYLVDGWYDGDTEVESTDGLKNGHTYTIRFYPDPAVFGTDVAAPDASGGLNGEGKGKITVYHTTAGYQYVITDLSGKIVGVQTGTIAGRVYFDGLYPGARYLVYEAAGTVNAVVGNQIGETAGNISDPVEVLTPVVETNYQILYDENHEGKTVLVIKPADKKSDYAVLSKEGTVILTQETGSDGWQTVTGNPGSVTFSGLNYNEEYIVVARPKGETGITAESRLPDGSAITTDPGGALEIPNYIVETLEGRVVSVDQEEIDAARYEEAHKGDKVKITADASKGAGETFLYWKITIGSVPGLTGKLYERELAFDMPDTNLVFTAYYSRPVASPSIATVVDEVRGGSGNDIALDPGEIPDLEEELTTDADRILMDQNHADVTYKVVYTKNAAKATESNAVKASPEYNSDHSQAFKAAWGLNVDIERYVNGRKTAMATPSDAEFVTYVQLNKDDVDMMDYQLYRITTDPDDGSAQAELVELSEDPEETGGLFTFTAQAGTRYVLVYSKAYRLYFLNRIAIPKYQYYFKVRKGEAPSDGYYSFEYGQVEEPEDLFISEEGVEYNYIGWSYREDRLNEFDPDREISRKTYVYAYYQDNQKEVDHARKELEDAIKAAIDKSDDYFLTLKETGKLKEAIEEALEVLERTSPKATLDELLEALEKLQEVTKPLDEVLEDRYDHYDKIQGSGSKGGSKGGGGSGSGIKASPYNPSRSRSYTVGTNGNWEELSGTGRQWVFVLNGGIRLTGMWAKLDYASGDVSKNGWYHFNANGIMDYGWFRDEKLDWYYCNTEADGWFGKMKTGWHYDKEDSRWYYLDPETGMMAKGWRNINGKWYYFTEQNSMETYHYDPATEKWIYKNNEGRPLGSMYISEMTPDGYSVGGDGAWLH, from the coding sequence GTGGGAATAAAAACAAGAATCAAGCGAATAATAGCTGGGCTGCTGGCCTTCTGTATTGTGCTTGGCGGGATCCCCGTTACAGGCGGGATCACTGCATATGCCTTGCCGGAGATTGATAATTCTCAAATTGCCAATGGACATAATGATAATACAATATGGGCAAGTTTAAGCAACGGAGCCAGATTTGATTTGGTCGGCATTAAAAAAAGCGGTGTATATGATTATCAAACAAGTAACAGCCAGGTTTTACAAACGGTTTTTAGTTTTGGAGGATATCACACCTACATGAATGATTCTGCGCTGAATAGCGGCCAAATCACCTATGTGCCTAATTCCGGTGCATACAATGGAGGTGTCATGGAATTTGCTTCCAACCATGCAAAGTTTCCCAATATGGAAGTGTCGGTGAAAACCAATACCAGCCCGGATGGACAGTATGTTTTTGTGGATTACTATATTTACAATAAAAATACTACCTCAAAGACCATGTATATTGGGACTACCGCAGATGTTCAGATAGGTGATGATGATGGTGCAAATCTCAGCAGAACCTTTGGGACAAGAGAAGGCTTTTACATGGTGAATGGAAAGTCCGGGGCTGATGCAATGGCCACGTTTGAATGCATTACCAATGATCCTGCCTTAAGGATCTATGGGGAAGAGTGGGGGGTAAAGCGATGGATCGGCGCATATAGTTCAGGTTACAATTGTAATCATTTGATTACAGCACCGGATGAATTTGAATCTACTTACCCAGCAAACCAAGGTTATCAGTATTATACATTTAAAGAGAATAAGAATGATTTTAATTCAAGTAATGACATTAAGACAAATGCAATGGGAAATGCAAGTGCATACCTGGATTCAGCATTTGCCTACTCATGGAAAGTAGAGGTCCGTCCATACGAGATTGCTCGCAGACGGGTGGCATACACAGTCAGGCCGACATCTTATTATGTTTCATCAGACAGAGGAGCTGACAGTACCTCCCGGGATGGTTCATATCTTAATCCATTTGCAACAATTGATTATGCAATGTCAAAGCTGAATGGTAAGAGGGGATACATTTATATTATGGACTATGATCCTATTAATGGATCAATAAATGTTCCCTCTGGAGCTGGAACAGATATTACAATTTTAAGCAGTAATTTTGATGAAAATGGTGAAACAATCTCAGACATTGTGGAACTGGAGCGTGGAACCAACCCCACCGGCCCCATGTTTCATGTCAGTTCAAATAACAGTAAATTAAGAGTCAATCATATCACCATAAATGGCAATGGTGTTGTAAGCAATTATCCATTAGTGAAAGCGAGTGCAGGGGAACTCTATATTAATGCAGAAACTACTTTTACGGGCAATAAGATAACAAATCCCGCATCAGGCAGTGCATTGGATGTAACAGGAAGTGCCAGCCTGATTATAAACTCAGGTACGGTTTCCAACAACATTTCAAATGGTTCAGGTGCTGTTAATTTCAATAGTACCGGAGAAATCTCAGTATTAAATGATATCCATATTACAGATAATACAAATACGGCAGGAGAAAAGGCAAATGTCTTTTTGTCTGCAGGAAAGTACATTACTGTAGAGGGAGACCTTGGCACTTCCCGGATCGGTGTGACTTCAGAACAGATTCCAGAGGCTTCTGTGGGAGAGTCAACGACTGCCGGGCAGGAAGTTGTTATAGCCGTTCCTTCGGCTGATTATTCCGGAAGTCTTTCCTCCTGTCCGTTCGCAGATAACTTTTTGGCGGACGCAGATAGCGGAAACGGGGCAGGGATTTATGCCACCATTGGCTCCTCCTCCTTAAGCAATTCCCGGAATACGGTCTTAAAGCGCAATGGATATGCCGTAAGCTTTGCTTACCGGGATTCCTCTTCGGGAGGAACCGTGACAGGTGCGCCGGATACCCCCAGCCTGTCCCTTGCATCGGGCGATGGAGTGGTTATTCCGCCGCCGTCAGCTATTTCCGGGTATGAACTGTCCGGAATCATCATTGAACAGGGGACCGGCAGTACCTTGACTGCGGTGGAAACAGCAGGGGATACCTTTGGAAAGATAACCGGTACCATGCCGGGGCAGGATGTAATGGTTACCTATGAGTACACCAGGATCAATGCCTCCATCGCCTTTGTCGTCAACGGAGGAACGCCCCAGCCGGAAATCCTGACCGGAACAGCCGGAAACAGCGTAAATGCTCTCCTTCCCAACGTAACCAGATATGGATATGTATTTAAGGGCTGGAGCAAGGTAAACAGCCAGTCCGGTCCGGAATACATTTCATCTCTTCCGGCCGTTTATCCGGAAGATCCGGTTACCTACTACGCCATATGGGAATCAGATCCTAATGTGAAGTTTGATTACACGGTGGATTACACCAACCAGAACGGTTCCATCGTGTTCCAGACAACGACCACGGAAAATACTTATTCCGTGGAGGCGGAGATCCAGTCCCAGAAAAAGAACATTCATGGGTATCTGTGGAGTCTTCTGGATTCCCATACCAGTCCGGTTGAATACAATTATGACGGGCTGGGGGCGGTGCCCATAGGAAACTTTAACGGCGCCACAGGTCAATTTACCGGAAAAATGCCGGGACAGGATGCCGCGGTGAAATACGCATACAAGGTAGACCGAAATAACCCGGATGCCAGATCCAGTTTAACAGTGCGCTATGTGACGGAGAACGGAACCGTGATTCATGAGCCTGGCGTAACGCCCTATTACCCGGAAGATGCCATAAGTACAGCTCCTTTGGACCTCTATGGATACCAGTTTGTGTCGGGACGCATAACAGCCGGAGATACTCCGGATGACGCAGATGGAAATCTGGTCAGTGCTGTTCAGGGAAGCTTTGGAAACAACGGAAGTTTTACGGGAGTTATGCCCAACCAGCCGGTGGAGATTACATATATATATGAAGCAACAGAAGAAGGATATGCCTTTGCCGTGAACTTCCTGGACAATGGTACCAGCGACAGCAGTTTAAAAAATATCATTAATCCGGAAGTTCAGCAGAAAACAGCGGATACAGCGGTCAGTGCAGAGTTCCGGGAGTTATACGGATACACCTATGAAAGTGCTGCGGCAGTTCCTGCTTCCGGCGGAAGCTTTGACGGAACCCATGACTTTACGGGAATCATGCCAAACGATGACCTGACCGTCAGCTACCGGTATGACCGTGTTCCGTCCCAGTGGACCCGGATCATTTTCAAATCAGGCATTAATGGTGCTATTTCCCACGGAAGCGGAGTTTCTTCTGATGTACAGGAACAGGGGAACGGAACCGGAGTCTATGAGGCTTCCGTATTGAAAAATGACGGCACTACAGCAGGCCAGACAGACAGCTATACCTGGAGCACCATAAAAGAAAAACGCCTGGTGCCACTGGCTCAGGCTGACCAGTACTACCGGTTTGCCGGTTGGTTTATTGACCAGAACGGAAACGGATCCTTAGATGCGGGAGAACAGCTTCTGGAAGAGGATCACCGCTTTACCGGAGATGAGACCGTTACGGCCCTGTTTGAAGAAGATCCGGAAAAGTGGATCAACATTCAGTTTGCGGCAGGAGAACACGGTTCCCTGGCAGACGGAAGTATTTCCTCCCTTCATATCCAGTATGACAGGACCTGGGGAGATATCGCAGGCCAGATCCCAGGCTATGTGCCGGAGGTCAACTATCTGGTGGATGGCTGGTATGACGGGGATACGGAAGTGGAATCAACAGATGGATTAAAGAACGGACACACCTATACCATACGCTTCTATCCGGATCCGGCAGTATTCGGAACGGATGTGGCAGCTCCCGATGCCTCTGGCGGACTTAACGGAGAAGGAAAGGGAAAGATTACGGTTTACCACACCACGGCAGGCTATCAGTATGTCATTACGGATCTAAGCGGAAAAATCGTGGGAGTGCAGACAGGAACCATTGCAGGCCGGGTGTATTTTGACGGACTTTATCCGGGAGCCAGATACCTTGTGTACGAGGCAGCAGGAACTGTGAATGCAGTCGTAGGAAACCAGATCGGAGAAACAGCAGGAAACATCAGTGATCCGGTGGAGGTGCTGACTCCGGTGGTGGAGACCAACTACCAGATCTTGTATGATGAGAACCACGAAGGAAAGACGGTGCTGGTGATCAAGCCTGCCGATAAGAAGTCGGATTACGCAGTCTTAAGTAAAGAAGGAACCGTGATCCTTACTCAGGAAACCGGAAGTGACGGATGGCAGACAGTGACAGGAAATCCGGGAAGCGTGACTTTTTCCGGGCTGAACTACAACGAGGAGTATATCGTAGTAGCCAGACCAAAAGGAGAGACAGGGATTACGGCAGAAAGCAGGCTGCCAGACGGATCGGCAATTACCACAGATCCGGGCGGTGCTCTGGAAATCCCCAACTATATCGTGGAGACTCTGGAAGGCCGTGTGGTGAGTGTTGATCAGGAAGAGATCGATGCAGCCAGATATGAAGAAGCCCATAAGGGAGACAAGGTAAAGATCACAGCAGACGCGTCCAAGGGAGCCGGGGAGACCTTCCTTTATTGGAAGATTACCATAGGATCGGTTCCGGGACTTACCGGAAAGCTTTATGAGAGAGAGCTGGCCTTTGACATGCCGGATACCAACCTGGTGTTTACCGCGTACTATTCCAGGCCGGTTGCCAGTCCGAGCATTGCAACGGTAGTGGATGAGGTCCGGGGTGGAAGCGGAAATGACATCGCCCTTGATCCGGGGGAGATACCGGATTTAGAAGAAGAGCTGACCACTGATGCAGACCGGATCCTGATGGATCAGAACCATGCGGATGTGACCTATAAGGTGGTATATACAAAGAATGCCGCAAAGGCAACGGAATCCAATGCAGTGAAGGCATCGCCAGAATACAACAGCGATCACAGCCAGGCGTTTAAGGCTGCTTGGGGACTGAATGTAGATATCGAAAGATATGTCAACGGAAGAAAGACGGCCATGGCCACGCCATCGGATGCAGAATTCGTCACCTATGTCCAGCTGAATAAGGATGATGTGGACATGATGGATTACCAGCTGTACCGGATCACTACGGACCCGGATGACGGATCAGCCCAGGCGGAACTGGTAGAACTGTCAGAGGACCCGGAAGAGACCGGCGGCTTATTCACCTTTACTGCCCAGGCAGGAACCCGTTATGTGCTGGTGTATTCCAAGGCATACCGGCTGTATTTCCTAAACCGGATAGCCATTCCTAAGTACCAGTATTATTTCAAGGTAAGAAAGGGAGAAGCCCCCAGTGACGGGTATTATAGCTTTGAATACGGGCAGGTAGAAGAACCGGAAGACCTTTTCATCAGTGAAGAGGGAGTGGAATATAACTATATAGGCTGGAGTTACCGTGAGGACCGTCTGAATGAATTCGATCCGGACCGTGAGATCAGCAGGAAAACCTACGTCTATGCCTATTACCAGGACAATCAGAAAGAAGTGGACCATGCCAGGAAAGAGCTGGAGGATGCCATAAAGGCTGCCATAGATAAGAGCGATGACTATTTCCTCACATTAAAGGAAACCGGTAAGTTAAAGGAAGCCATTGAAGAGGCCCTGGAGGTACTGGAGCGGACATCTCCGAAGGCAACGCTGGATGAGCTGTTAGAGGCCCTGGAAAAGCTTCAGGAAGTCACAAAGCCTTTGGATGAAGTATTGGAGGACCGCTATGACCACTATGACAAGATCCAGGGCTCCGGAAGCAAAGGAGGAAGCAAGGGCGGAGGAGGAAGCGGAAGCGGAATCAAAGCCAGCCCATACAATCCGTCAAGGAGCAGGAGCTATACCGTAGGAACCAATGGAAACTGGGAAGAACTGTCCGGAACCGGAAGGCAGTGGGTCTTTGTGTTAAACGGAGGGATCCGTCTGACGGGAATGTGGGCAAAGCTGGATTATGCAAGCGGAGACGTAAGCAAGAACGGCTGGTATCATTTCAATGCCAACGGGATCATGGATTACGGCTGGTTCCGTGACGAAAAGCTGGACTGGTATTACTGCAATACAGAAGCTGACGGATGGTTTGGAAAGATGAAGACAGGCTGGCACTATGACAAGGAAGACAGCCGCTGGTATTATTTAGACCCGGAAACCGGAATGATGGCAAAGGGCTGGAGGAACATCAACGGAAAGTGGTATTACTTTACAGAGCAGAACAGTATGGAAACCTATCATTACGATCCGGCAACGGAGAAATGGATCTATAAAAACAATGAAGGGAGACCGCTGGGCTCCATGTACATCAGCGAAATGACGCCGGACGGATACAGCGTCGGCGGAGATGGAGCATGGCTGCACTAA
- a CDS encoding tyrosine-type recombinase/integrase codes for MDKACKRKERIVTDTLIDEYCTWLHGCEKSKETILRYRHHLCLFMNYLNGRSANKEIVIMWKGALRGNMAPVTVNGALAALNGFFNYCNWGDCKVKFLKISRNTFCSENKELSKAEYKRLVKTALDKGNERMALLLQTICSTGIRVSELPYITVEAAVKGKAEVDCKGKVRTVFLTRQLSQMLIRYAQKQHIKSGMIFITRNGAALDRSNIWRDMKALGSEAGVAREKIYPHNLRHLFARSYYDSEKDLSRLADILGHSSVNTTRIYTMESGYNHIRQLEGLQLLVGIDDRIPLLL; via the coding sequence ATGGATAAGGCCTGTAAACGAAAAGAAAGAATCGTTACGGATACGCTGATCGATGAATATTGTACATGGTTGCATGGATGTGAAAAAAGCAAGGAAACAATACTGAGATACCGGCATCATCTTTGCTTATTCATGAACTATCTCAATGGAAGATCTGCTAACAAAGAAATTGTAATAATGTGGAAAGGTGCGTTGCGGGGAAATATGGCTCCTGTGACTGTTAATGGGGCTTTGGCTGCTCTTAATGGCTTTTTTAATTATTGCAATTGGGGGGATTGTAAAGTAAAGTTCCTTAAAATCAGCCGCAACACTTTTTGTTCAGAAAACAAAGAGCTGTCAAAGGCTGAGTATAAGAGATTGGTAAAGACTGCTTTGGATAAAGGCAATGAACGAATGGCTTTACTTCTGCAAACGATCTGTTCAACCGGAATTCGAGTGTCCGAATTACCTTATATTACGGTTGAGGCTGCTGTAAAAGGAAAGGCGGAAGTGGATTGTAAGGGGAAGGTGAGAACGGTATTTCTTACAAGACAGTTATCTCAGATGTTAATTAGATATGCACAGAAACAGCATATCAAAAGCGGTATGATTTTTATAACAAGGAATGGAGCTGCGCTGGACAGAAGCAATATCTGGAGAGATATGAAGGCATTGGGATCAGAGGCGGGAGTTGCACGGGAAAAAATTTATCCCCATAATTTGCGCCACTTATTTGCCAGGTCTTATTATGATTCAGAAAAAGATTTATCCAGGCTTGCGGATATATTGGGACATAGCAGCGTTAACACGACCCGTATTTATACTATGGAAAGCGGCTATAACCATATAAGGCAGCTGGAAGGTCTCCAATTGCTGGTTGGCATTGACGACAGAATTCCTCTTTTGTTGTAA